From Rhodococcus antarcticus, the proteins below share one genomic window:
- a CDS encoding PPK2 family polyphosphate kinase produces the protein MSDVRAHFRLPVGVPVDLATHGCRATPVGPRHKKAGRRALAELGPHLVDRQQALWAEGRAGGSRRVLLVLQGMDTAGKGGVVRAVGGLLEPQGVALSSFGRPTAEELEHDVLWRVRRALPAPGVVGFFDRSHYEDVLVARVEHLAEPAELERRIQAINAFETELVDSGVAVVKVFLHLSSRAQLDRLTARLDDPDKHWKYTPEDRLNRSRWDDYQRVYADVLQRCATAAAPWLLVPADRKWYSRWAVGAVLSETLDELDPHFPPPTYDVVAERAALLATRP, from the coding sequence GTGTCCGACGTGCGGGCACACTTCCGCCTGCCGGTCGGGGTGCCCGTGGACCTGGCCACCCATGGCTGTCGAGCCACCCCGGTGGGGCCGCGCCACAAGAAGGCCGGTCGGCGGGCGCTGGCCGAGCTCGGTCCGCACCTGGTCGACCGGCAGCAGGCACTCTGGGCGGAGGGGCGGGCGGGGGGCTCGCGGCGCGTGCTGCTGGTGCTGCAGGGCATGGACACCGCGGGCAAGGGCGGTGTGGTCCGTGCCGTGGGAGGCCTGCTCGAGCCGCAGGGGGTGGCGCTGAGCTCCTTCGGCCGTCCCACCGCCGAGGAGCTCGAGCACGACGTGCTGTGGCGGGTGCGTCGTGCGCTGCCCGCTCCCGGTGTCGTCGGCTTCTTCGACCGTTCGCACTACGAGGACGTTCTGGTGGCGCGGGTGGAGCACCTCGCCGAGCCGGCCGAGCTCGAGCGGCGGATCCAAGCCATCAACGCCTTCGAGACCGAGCTCGTCGACTCCGGGGTGGCCGTGGTGAAGGTGTTCCTGCACCTGTCCTCCCGAGCGCAGCTCGACCGGCTGACCGCGCGGCTCGACGACCCGGACAAGCACTGGAAGTACACCCCCGAGGACCGGCTGAACCGGTCGCGGTGGGACGACTACCAGCGGGTCTACGCCGACGTGCTGCAGCGGTGCGCCACGGCGGCGGCTCCCTGGCTGCTGGTCCCCGCCGATCGCAAGTGGTACTCCCGCTGGGCCGTCGGCGCCGTGCTCTCCGAGACCCTCGACGAGCTCGACCCGCACTTCCCCCCGCCCACCTACGACGTGGTCGCCGAGCGCGCGGCCCTGCTGGCCACCCGTCCGTGA
- a CDS encoding YchJ family protein, with the protein MTRPVRCPCGLPATYDTCCGRLHAGGAAATAEALMRARYSAFVVGDAPYLLRTWHRTTRPAVLELDPGVRWTRLEVLDRTGGGLLESTGTVQFRAVHADGVQSEDSEFVRVDGAWTYLRPRGPA; encoded by the coding sequence GTGACCCGCCCCGTTCGCTGTCCCTGCGGCCTGCCGGCCACCTACGACACCTGCTGCGGCCGGCTGCACGCCGGTGGTGCCGCGGCCACCGCCGAGGCCCTCATGCGTGCGCGCTACAGCGCCTTCGTCGTCGGCGACGCCCCGTACCTGCTGCGGACCTGGCACCGCACCACCCGCCCGGCCGTCCTCGAGCTCGACCCCGGCGTGCGCTGGACGCGGCTGGAGGTCCTGGACCGCACCGGCGGAGGGCTGCTGGAGTCCACCGGCACCGTGCAGTTCCGCGCGGTGCACGCCGACGGGGTGCAGAGCGAGGACAGCGAGTTCGTCCGGGTGGACGGGGCGTGGACGTACCTCAGGCCGCGGGGACCGGCGTGA
- a CDS encoding Asp23/Gls24 family envelope stress response protein encodes MSETPSTETSLEKPTTTTTTAAVVPGGERSLGKTTIAAAVVQKIAGIAAKEIDGIDSLGGSVSRAFGAIRERIPGGGASAGQGVSVEVGEKQAAVDLDLVVEYGISITEITQAVRRNVISAVEHMTGLEVIEVNISVHDIVLPTEERPAPVAAASRVE; translated from the coding sequence ATGTCCGAGACCCCCAGCACCGAGACCTCCCTCGAGAAGCCCACCACCACCACGACCACCGCCGCTGTCGTGCCCGGCGGCGAGCGCTCCCTGGGCAAGACCACCATCGCTGCCGCCGTCGTGCAGAAGATCGCGGGCATCGCCGCCAAGGAGATCGACGGGATCGACAGCCTCGGCGGCTCCGTGTCCCGGGCGTTCGGCGCGATCCGGGAGCGCATCCCCGGCGGAGGGGCCTCCGCCGGGCAGGGCGTGTCGGTCGAGGTCGGCGAGAAGCAGGCTGCCGTCGACCTCGACCTCGTCGTGGAGTACGGCATCTCCATCACTGAGATCACCCAGGCCGTGCGGCGCAACGTCATCAGCGCCGTCGAGCACATGACCGGCCTGGAGGTCATCGAGGTCAACATCTCCGTCCACGACATCGTGCTGCCGACCGAGGAGCGTCCGGCCCCTGTCGCGGCCGCCTCCCGGGTGGAGTGA
- a CDS encoding SGNH/GDSL hydrolase family protein, which yields MSGALGVAAAAVLVAALGAGCAGGATPAVHVELPPSPTTGSVVSLVGLGDSIPAGDECDGCTPFVELYGKQLARAASARVDVTNLGVGGWTSSDLLVALQPGGDDAAAVAGADVVTVTIGANDFSTQLDSYLAGDCGGSDGLGCFQPYLPQLRSTLVQVLREITALRAGQPTRIVVTGYWNVFPDGEVAQDEYGPGFLTASAALTTQVNSVIASAAAEQGAAYADLATPFKGVDGEGDPTGLLAADGEHPDQAGHQAIADALVALGPLTPVPAA from the coding sequence GTGAGCGGGGCCCTCGGGGTGGCGGCCGCCGCGGTGCTCGTCGCCGCCCTGGGCGCCGGGTGCGCCGGCGGAGCCACTCCCGCCGTGCACGTCGAGCTGCCCCCGAGCCCGACCACCGGCTCCGTGGTCTCCCTGGTGGGTCTGGGCGACTCCATCCCCGCCGGCGACGAGTGCGACGGGTGCACCCCGTTCGTCGAGCTCTACGGGAAGCAGCTCGCCCGGGCCGCTTCCGCTCGAGTGGACGTGACCAACCTCGGTGTGGGCGGGTGGACCAGCAGCGACCTGCTCGTGGCCCTGCAGCCCGGTGGGGACGACGCCGCGGCGGTGGCCGGGGCGGACGTCGTGACCGTCACCATCGGCGCCAACGACTTCTCCACCCAGCTGGACAGCTACCTCGCCGGCGACTGCGGCGGCAGCGACGGTCTCGGCTGCTTCCAGCCCTACCTCCCGCAGCTGCGCAGCACCCTCGTGCAGGTGCTGCGGGAGATCACCGCGCTCCGGGCGGGGCAGCCGACCCGGATCGTCGTCACCGGGTACTGGAACGTCTTCCCCGACGGTGAGGTCGCGCAGGACGAGTACGGTCCCGGCTTCCTCACCGCGAGTGCGGCGCTGACCACCCAGGTCAACTCCGTCATCGCCTCCGCGGCCGCCGAGCAGGGGGCGGCCTACGCCGACCTCGCCACGCCGTTCAAGGGTGTCGACGGCGAGGGCGACCCCACCGGGCTGCTCGCCGCCGACGGGGAGCACCCCGACCAGGCCGGCCACCAGGCCATCGCCGACGCCCTGGTCGCGCTGGGGCCGCTCACGCCGGTCCCCGCGGCCTGA
- a CDS encoding GNAT family N-acetyltransferase, which produces MAADGGLHGYVLLVRAEPPDPEVAEALTHSPTTELSKCYVRLEHHGSGLAAGLLAAGLAVTSTPGMWLGVSSLNFRAQGFYGKQGFAPVGHKNFTVGSQTYRDVVMERAVTG; this is translated from the coding sequence GTGGCCGCCGACGGCGGGTTGCACGGCTACGTGCTGCTCGTGCGCGCCGAGCCTCCCGACCCCGAGGTCGCCGAGGCGCTGACGCACTCCCCCACCACGGAGCTGAGCAAGTGCTACGTGCGGCTGGAGCACCACGGGAGCGGCCTCGCCGCCGGGCTGCTCGCCGCCGGGCTCGCGGTCACCAGCACCCCCGGGATGTGGCTCGGGGTGTCCTCGCTGAACTTCCGTGCCCAGGGCTTCTACGGCAAGCAGGGGTTCGCCCCCGTCGGCCACAAGAACTTCACGGTGGGCAGCCAGACCTACCGGGACGTCGTCATGGAGCGGGCCGTCACCGGCTGA
- the zapE gene encoding cell division protein ZapE has protein sequence MVDSPPDVPRLADRSPVLAPEQLVAEMVPPSMFDDVSFATYRPDPAEPSQTAAVVAGEAFAERVQGGAAKKGLFGRRKEPATGAGLYLDGGFGVGKTHLLASMWHLAPEPKSFGTFVELTNLVGALGYRTAVERLSEHRLLCIDEFELDDPGDTTLVSRLLGELMDAGVCVAATSNTLPDKLGEGRFAAEDFLREIQALSARFDVVRVDGPDFRHRDLPPAPDPVDEAALVAHAQATGGATLDDFDALVQHLSSLHPSRYGALVRGVTAVHLSGVHPAGDQSTALRLVVLADRLYDHDIPVMVSGAPLDALFTEEMLAGGYRKKYLRATSRLVALSRLERAQAA, from the coding sequence ATGGTCGACAGCCCCCCGGACGTCCCACGGCTCGCGGACCGGAGCCCGGTGCTCGCCCCCGAGCAGCTCGTCGCGGAGATGGTGCCGCCGTCGATGTTCGACGACGTCAGCTTCGCCACCTACCGGCCCGACCCGGCCGAGCCGAGCCAGACGGCGGCCGTGGTGGCCGGCGAGGCCTTCGCCGAGCGCGTGCAGGGCGGTGCCGCCAAGAAGGGGCTGTTCGGCCGGCGCAAGGAGCCCGCCACCGGCGCGGGGCTGTACCTCGACGGCGGCTTCGGCGTGGGCAAGACCCACCTCCTGGCCTCCATGTGGCACCTGGCGCCCGAGCCGAAGTCGTTCGGCACCTTCGTGGAGCTGACCAACCTCGTGGGCGCGCTGGGCTACCGCACCGCCGTCGAGCGGCTCTCCGAGCACCGGCTGCTGTGCATCGACGAGTTCGAGCTCGACGACCCGGGCGACACCACCCTGGTGTCCCGGCTGCTCGGCGAGCTGATGGACGCCGGGGTGTGCGTGGCCGCCACCTCGAACACGCTGCCGGACAAGCTCGGCGAGGGCCGCTTCGCCGCCGAGGACTTCCTCCGCGAGATCCAGGCGCTCAGCGCGCGCTTCGACGTGGTGCGGGTGGACGGGCCGGACTTCCGCCACCGTGACCTGCCGCCGGCGCCGGACCCCGTCGACGAGGCGGCGCTGGTCGCCCACGCGCAGGCCACCGGCGGGGCCACCCTGGACGACTTCGACGCGCTCGTGCAGCACCTGTCCTCGCTGCACCCCTCCCGCTACGGCGCCCTGGTGCGCGGGGTCACGGCCGTGCACCTGAGCGGCGTGCACCCGGCGGGCGACCAGTCGACGGCGCTGCGGCTGGTGGTGCTGGCCGACCGCCTCTACGACCACGACATCCCGGTGATGGTCTCCGGGGCGCCGCTGGACGCGCTGTTCACCGAGGAGATGCTGGCCGGCGGGTACCGCAAGAAGTACCTGCGGGCGACCTCGCGGCTGGTGGCGCTCTCCCGGCTGGAGCGGGCGCAGGCGGCCTGA
- a CDS encoding DUF6286 domain-containing protein → MPRTVRALGPALGLVLTLAGLLVVVEAAGSLAGADHVLVDWRGLRDGAGSGSWSSPSVRLVCLLVTVLGGVLVVLALRGSRAEVTLRTGDPALAGTTSRRAVARIVGAAVRAADGVSGAVDVVVGRSTVTVRVTRSGLDGNHPGTLTERVRAAAATALDTLPLQRTPTVEVTERTPGNAPTPEERAVTTPEPDDPRPADPAEPAPSPAPDPVTPAAPGPAAARARSVRTSRLRAERLRLATVGGVLAVLGVLGLLLGTGPLGDGGPVADPDLVSRAGRTPVLSAIVAALVGVVLAGLGGLWLVRSLRRTSAPDLTLAVPEGWGDGTVLVRGAALAEAARTDAEQVPGVAQARARLLGTAAAPVLVLDLVLHRGADLGTVLQGVEQQVLVAARTTVERDELPTAVHVEVEASPGAGATTARVC, encoded by the coding sequence GTGCCGCGCACGGTGCGGGCGCTGGGCCCGGCGCTCGGGCTGGTGCTCACCCTGGCCGGGCTGCTCGTCGTGGTCGAGGCGGCGGGCTCGCTGGCCGGAGCCGACCACGTGCTGGTGGACTGGCGCGGACTGCGCGACGGGGCGGGCTCGGGCAGCTGGTCCTCGCCGTCGGTGCGGCTGGTCTGCCTGCTGGTGACCGTGCTGGGCGGGGTGCTGGTGGTGCTGGCGCTGCGCGGCTCGCGGGCCGAGGTCACGCTGCGCACCGGGGACCCGGCCCTGGCGGGGACCACCTCGCGCCGGGCCGTCGCCCGGATCGTCGGCGCCGCGGTCCGCGCGGCCGACGGGGTGAGCGGCGCGGTCGACGTGGTGGTGGGGCGATCCACCGTCACCGTCCGGGTCACCCGCAGCGGGCTCGACGGCAACCACCCCGGCACCCTCACCGAGCGGGTCCGGGCGGCGGCCGCCACCGCCCTGGACACCCTGCCGCTGCAGCGCACCCCGACCGTGGAGGTCACCGAGCGCACCCCGGGCAACGCCCCCACCCCCGAGGAGCGCGCCGTGACCACCCCGGAGCCGGACGACCCCCGGCCGGCGGACCCCGCCGAGCCCGCCCCGTCCCCCGCACCGGATCCGGTGACCCCGGCCGCTCCCGGTCCCGCGGCCGCACGGGCACGCTCGGTGCGGACCTCCCGGCTGCGGGCCGAGCGGCTGCGGCTCGCCACGGTCGGTGGCGTGCTCGCGGTGCTCGGCGTGCTCGGGCTGCTGCTGGGCACCGGACCGCTGGGTGACGGGGGGCCGGTAGCCGACCCGGACCTCGTCTCCCGCGCCGGGCGGACCCCCGTGCTCAGCGCGATCGTGGCTGCGCTGGTCGGTGTCGTCCTCGCCGGTCTCGGGGGGCTGTGGCTGGTGCGGTCGCTGCGGCGCACCTCCGCCCCGGACCTCACGCTCGCCGTTCCCGAGGGTTGGGGCGACGGGACGGTCCTCGTGCGGGGGGCCGCCCTGGCCGAGGCCGCACGCACCGACGCCGAGCAGGTGCCCGGGGTGGCTCAGGCCCGCGCCCGCCTGCTGGGCACGGCCGCCGCGCCCGTGCTGGTCCTCGACCTCGTGCTGCACCGGGGGGCCGACCTCGGCACGGTCTTGCAAGGGGTGGAGCAGCAGGTCCTCGTGGCGGCCCGCACCACCGTGGAGCGTGACGAGCTCCCCACCGCGGTGCACGTGGAGGTGGAGGCCTCCCCCGGTGCCGGCGCCACGACGGCCCGCGTCTGCTGA
- a CDS encoding ABC-F family ATP-binding cassette domain-containing protein, whose amino-acid sequence MGLLDAVGLRHVLPDGRELYADVTLKVGDGAVVALVGDNGAGKTTLLRTLSGELAPAAGSVRVQGGLAVMPQFIGSASQDPDGADRTVADLLLAVSPLPVREAAAELAAAELAMMDCEDEPTQMRYAHALSEWAEVGGYDAEVAWDVVCTAALGVPFDGARFRDLSTLSGGEQKRLALEALLRGQAQVLLLDEPDNYLDVPGKRWLEDQLRSTPKAVLLISHDRALLAEAATAVVTLEAGTAWTHPGPFATWPQARQARWEKVAELHKRWAEEHERLRQLVFTMRQQAAISPDMANRYHAMQTRFAKFEEQGPPPALPRTQTLAPRLAGGRTAMRAVTCEDLELTGLMQPFSTEVFFGDRVAVLGSNGSGKSHFLRLLAGLPHDGALTAVPGVAHTGTVRLGSRVVPGMFAQTHAHPELVGRDLLDILWNGEGRRAGMGRSAASSALDRYGLVDQAEQRFETLSGGQQARLQVLLLELGGATLLLLDEPTDNLDLVSAEALQGALGSFTGTVLAVTHDRWFAESFDRFLVFRSDGVVQATDEPVWDETRVVRTRQV is encoded by the coding sequence ATGGGTCTCCTGGACGCCGTCGGGCTGCGGCACGTGCTGCCCGACGGCCGCGAGCTGTACGCCGACGTCACGCTCAAGGTGGGTGACGGGGCCGTGGTGGCGCTGGTGGGCGACAACGGCGCGGGCAAGACGACCCTGCTGCGCACCCTCTCCGGCGAGCTCGCCCCGGCCGCAGGCTCGGTGCGGGTCCAGGGCGGGCTCGCGGTCATGCCGCAGTTCATCGGCTCCGCCTCCCAGGATCCGGACGGGGCCGACCGCACGGTGGCCGACCTGCTGCTGGCCGTGAGCCCGCTGCCGGTCCGGGAGGCAGCGGCCGAGCTCGCCGCCGCGGAGCTCGCGATGATGGACTGCGAGGACGAGCCCACCCAGATGCGCTACGCCCACGCGCTGTCGGAGTGGGCCGAGGTGGGAGGCTACGACGCCGAGGTCGCCTGGGACGTGGTGTGCACCGCGGCGCTGGGGGTGCCCTTCGACGGGGCCCGCTTCCGGGACCTCTCGACCTTGTCCGGCGGTGAGCAGAAGCGGCTCGCGCTGGAGGCGCTGCTGCGCGGCCAGGCCCAGGTGCTGCTGCTCGACGAGCCGGACAACTACCTCGACGTGCCGGGCAAGCGGTGGCTGGAGGACCAGCTGCGCTCGACCCCCAAGGCCGTCCTGCTGATCAGCCACGACCGGGCGCTGCTCGCCGAGGCCGCCACCGCGGTGGTCACCCTGGAGGCCGGCACCGCCTGGACGCACCCGGGGCCGTTCGCGACGTGGCCCCAGGCCCGGCAGGCTCGCTGGGAGAAGGTCGCCGAGCTGCACAAGCGCTGGGCGGAGGAGCACGAGCGCCTGCGCCAGCTCGTGTTCACCATGCGCCAGCAGGCCGCCATCAGCCCCGACATGGCCAACCGCTACCACGCGATGCAGACGCGGTTCGCGAAGTTCGAGGAGCAGGGGCCGCCGCCCGCGCTGCCCCGCACCCAGACCCTGGCCCCGCGCCTGGCCGGCGGTCGCACGGCGATGCGGGCGGTGACCTGCGAGGACCTGGAGCTGACCGGGCTCATGCAGCCGTTCAGCACGGAGGTCTTCTTCGGCGACCGGGTGGCCGTGCTCGGCTCCAACGGGTCCGGCAAGAGCCACTTCCTCCGGCTGCTGGCCGGTCTGCCGCACGACGGGGCCCTGACCGCGGTGCCCGGGGTGGCGCACACCGGCACGGTGCGGCTGGGCTCGCGGGTGGTGCCGGGGATGTTCGCGCAGACCCATGCGCACCCCGAGCTCGTCGGGCGCGACCTGCTGGACATCCTGTGGAACGGGGAGGGGCGACGCGCGGGGATGGGCCGCTCGGCCGCGTCGTCGGCGCTGGACCGCTACGGGTTGGTCGACCAGGCCGAGCAGCGCTTCGAGACCCTCTCCGGCGGGCAGCAGGCCCGGCTGCAGGTGCTGCTGCTCGAGCTCGGCGGCGCCACGCTGCTGCTGCTCGACGAGCCGACCGACAACCTCGACCTGGTCTCCGCCGAGGCGCTGCAGGGCGCGCTCGGGTCGTTCACCGGGACGGTGCTGGCCGTGACCCACGACCGCTGGTTCGCCGAGAGCTTCGACCGGTTCCTCGTCTTCCGCTCCGACGGGGTGGTGCAGGCGACCGACGAGCCCGTGTGGGACGAGACCCGGGTGGTGCGGACGCGCCAGGTGTGA
- the rocD gene encoding ornithine--oxo-acid transaminase — protein sequence MTLTSSLSADLIARDERWSAHNYHPLPVVIAEAEGAWVTDVEGRRYLDFLAGYSALNFGHRHPALVEAAVTQLGRVTLTSRAFHHDQLGAFCHELAELTGTEMVLPMNSGAEAVESAVKVARKWAHQVKGVPDGTAEIIVMADNFHGRTTTVISFSTDSSARAEFGPFTPGFVTVPYGPDDPQALALEAAITPRTAAVLLEPVQGEAGVVVPPTPWLRRVRELCTANDVLLIADEIQSGLARTGDLLALDDSGVRADLYTLGKALGGGIVPVSAVVGRADVLGVLKPGEHGSTFGGNPLACAVGRAVVELLRTGEFQARSTELGAHLHGRLGELVGHGVARVRGRGLWAGVDLADGVSGRAASEGLMARGVLCKETHGATLRMAPPLVVTTAELDSAVDALADVLAG from the coding sequence ATGACGCTCACCAGCAGCCTGTCCGCCGACCTCATCGCCCGTGACGAGCGGTGGAGCGCGCACAACTACCACCCGCTGCCCGTCGTCATCGCCGAGGCCGAGGGCGCCTGGGTCACCGACGTCGAGGGTCGTCGCTACCTGGACTTCCTCGCCGGCTACTCGGCGTTGAACTTCGGCCACCGCCACCCGGCGCTCGTCGAGGCCGCCGTCACCCAGCTCGGCCGCGTCACGCTGACCAGCCGCGCCTTCCACCACGACCAGCTCGGCGCCTTCTGCCACGAGCTGGCCGAGCTGACCGGCACCGAGATGGTGCTGCCGATGAACTCCGGCGCCGAGGCCGTCGAGTCCGCGGTGAAGGTCGCCCGCAAGTGGGCCCACCAGGTCAAGGGGGTGCCCGACGGCACCGCCGAGATCATCGTCATGGCCGACAACTTCCACGGCCGCACCACCACCGTGATCAGCTTCTCCACCGACAGCTCCGCGCGGGCGGAGTTCGGCCCGTTCACCCCGGGCTTCGTGACGGTGCCCTACGGCCCGGACGACCCCCAGGCCCTGGCGCTCGAGGCGGCGATCACCCCTCGCACCGCCGCCGTGCTGCTGGAGCCCGTGCAGGGTGAGGCCGGGGTGGTCGTGCCGCCGACGCCGTGGTTGCGGCGGGTGCGCGAGCTCTGCACCGCGAACGACGTGCTGCTCATCGCCGACGAGATCCAGTCCGGGCTCGCCCGCACCGGCGACCTCCTGGCCCTGGACGACTCCGGCGTGCGCGCCGACCTGTACACCCTGGGCAAGGCGCTGGGCGGCGGCATCGTGCCGGTGTCCGCGGTGGTGGGGCGCGCGGACGTGCTCGGGGTGCTCAAGCCCGGCGAGCACGGTTCCACCTTCGGTGGCAACCCGCTGGCCTGCGCCGTGGGTCGCGCGGTGGTCGAGCTGCTGCGCACCGGCGAGTTCCAGGCGCGGTCGACCGAGCTCGGGGCGCACCTGCACGGCCGGCTCGGCGAGCTCGTGGGCCACGGGGTCGCCCGGGTGCGCGGGCGCGGGCTGTGGGCCGGGGTGGACCTGGCCGACGGCGTCTCCGGGCGCGCGGCCAGCGAGGGGCTGATGGCCCGGGGCGTGCTGTGCAAGGAGACCCACGGGGCGACGCTGCGGATGGCCCCGCCGCTCGTGGTGACCACGGCCGAGCTCGACTCCGCCGTGGACGCGCTGGCGGACGTGCTCGCGGGCTGA
- a CDS encoding Asp23/Gls24 family envelope stress response protein encodes MSTPAVPEPRERTLDVSERIAARLLDHPDVAELHGGPHGTTATHLPGRRVVGVHVGTVADGVNVTVVLHLRRPVRAVAAELQLAVRAVLRTPEFPVHVTIADVLTPDEAPPRPRVR; translated from the coding sequence ATGAGCACCCCCGCCGTGCCTGAGCCCCGCGAGCGGACCCTCGACGTGTCCGAGCGCATCGCCGCGCGGCTGCTGGACCACCCCGACGTGGCCGAGCTGCACGGCGGTCCGCACGGCACCACCGCCACCCACCTCCCCGGTCGCCGCGTCGTCGGGGTCCACGTCGGCACGGTCGCCGACGGGGTGAACGTGACGGTGGTGCTGCACCTGCGCCGGCCCGTCCGCGCCGTCGCGGCCGAGCTGCAGCTGGCCGTGCGCGCGGTGCTGAGAACCCCCGAGTTCCCCGTGCACGTCACCATCGCCGACGTCCTCACCCCCGACGAGGCACCGCCGCGGCCGCGGGTGCGCTGA
- a CDS encoding pyrimidine reductase family protein, giving the protein MHRLGRETEQTELTEDDLRALYAYPELDGTPWVRANFVSSVDGAVSLDGTSEGLSSPGDKQVFGVLRELCDVVLVGAGTVREEDYRGVRTSQRRRTARHGRGQSDVPPVAVVTSRARIDPTSALFTDTSVAPIILTTEDADPGRTRALQSAGAEVLVVGEDRVDPAQALEALAQRGLVRVLCEGGPGLFGDLLLADLVDEVCVTTAPLAVAGGAGRIARSAAVTTTRLQVAHVLSDDGALMTRWVRRT; this is encoded by the coding sequence GTGCACCGCCTGGGACGTGAGACCGAACAGACAGAGCTGACCGAGGACGACCTCCGCGCGCTCTACGCCTACCCCGAGCTCGACGGGACGCCGTGGGTGCGGGCGAACTTCGTCTCCAGCGTGGACGGGGCCGTCAGCCTGGACGGGACGTCCGAGGGGCTCTCCTCCCCCGGCGACAAGCAGGTGTTCGGGGTGCTGCGCGAGCTCTGCGACGTGGTCCTGGTGGGGGCCGGCACCGTCCGGGAGGAGGACTACCGCGGGGTGCGCACCTCGCAGCGCCGCCGCACGGCCCGTCACGGTCGCGGTCAGTCCGACGTGCCCCCGGTGGCGGTGGTGACGTCGAGGGCGCGCATCGACCCCACCTCGGCGCTGTTCACCGACACGAGCGTGGCGCCCATCATCCTGACCACCGAGGACGCGGATCCCGGCCGGACCCGAGCCCTGCAGTCCGCGGGCGCCGAGGTCCTCGTGGTCGGCGAGGACCGGGTGGATCCCGCCCAGGCCCTGGAGGCGCTCGCGCAGCGCGGCCTCGTCCGGGTGCTCTGCGAGGGGGGGCCGGGCCTGTTCGGCGACCTTCTCCTCGCCGACCTCGTGGACGAGGTTTGCGTGACGACGGCCCCGCTCGCGGTGGCCGGCGGCGCGGGCCGGATCGCGCGCTCGGCCGCCGTGACGACCACCCGGCTCCAGGTCGCGCACGTGCTCAGCGACGACGGGGCTCTGATGACGCGCTGGGTGCGCCGCACCTGA